Proteins from one Agelaius phoeniceus isolate bAgePho1 chromosome 10, bAgePho1.hap1, whole genome shotgun sequence genomic window:
- the GPR55 gene encoding G-protein coupled receptor 55: protein MTNSSENCSFTAIDSLARSVQLGLSIPTFILGLVLNSLALAVFCCFWRKQSKTSVYMISLVLADVLLLLSLPPKLYYSVTRVPALLCSFIQAPYFVNTYISIFIIVCITVDRYICIRHPFEGRAKQSPRWAVVICCFIWAATWICSIPIFVFQKKEPIRCFHNMSSQTWSVPFIVSVEIFGFLIPLAVMVFCSAQTIWILLNRKTHDKMKKEEESGSLRVIVFNLVVFLVCFTPVHLGILLQCLVRQHVIVGCRVKQTISLFLQVSMTFANLNCCLDAIFYYFAAKEFCRRTHLRRVIELCPAFNPCAMQWHCQQWDNAPCQDTDSAVPDLAGTVP, encoded by the coding sequence ATGACCAACAGCAGTGAGAATTGCAGCTTCACAGCCATTGACAGCCTGGCACGGAGCGTGCAGCTGGGGCTCTCCATCCCCACCTTCATCCTGGGGCTGGTGCTCAacagcctggccctggctgtgttctgctgcttttggaGGAAGCAGAGCAAGACCTCGGTGTACATGATcagcctggtgctggcagacgtcctgctgctcctctcgcTGCCACCAAAGCTCTACTACTCTGTCACCAGggtgcctgccctgctgtgctccttcATCCAGGCTCCTTACTTCGTCAACACCTACATCAGCATCTTCATCATCGTCTGCATCACCGTGGACAGGTACATCTGCATAAGGCACCCCTTTGAAGGCCGAGCTAAGCAGTCCCCCAGGTGGGCTGTGGTGATTTGCTGCTTCATCTGGGCAGCAACTTGGATCTGCAGCATCCCAATTTTTGTGTTTCAGAAGAAGGAACCTATTAGATGCTTTCACAACATGTCAAGCCAGACGTGGAGTGTCCCCTTCATTGTTTCTGTGGAAATATTTGGGTTTCTGATCCCGCTTGCTGTGATGGTTTTCTGCTCTGCTCAAACCATCTGGATTCTCCTGAATCGTAAAACTCATGACAAaatgaagaaggaagaagaaagtggCTCATTGAGAGTAATTGTCTTCAACCTGGTGGTGTTCCTGGTGTGCTTCACACCCGTCCACCTCGGGAtcctgctgcagtgcctggtgAGGCAGCACGTGATCGTGGGCTGCAGGGTGAAGCAGACCATCAGCCTcttcctccaggtgtccatgacATTTGCCAACCTGAACTGCTGCCTCGATGCCATCTTCTACTATTTTGCTGCAAAGGAATTCTGTAGGAGAACCCACCTGAGGAGGGTGATTGAGCTGTGTCCTGCCTTTAACCCTTGTGCCATGCaatggcactgccagcagtgggacaatGCCCCTTGCCAGGACACTGACAGTGCTGTGCCTGACctggcagggactgtgccataG